tagggcatattGTGCAATTTCAGACTCAGGAACTGTGTAACTTGCTGGTTAAACAAGGGCATGTATCCATTTGTTAATTGATGCAATTACGCATTACGCGTAATGGTCACGTAGGTCTCCAGGCACGCATCAATCACTCGTCTATTGACCTGCCAAAGCCTTTCCATCCGCTCCTACTGGGACCGATCCTCTCCTCCTGaatcactccccctcctctctcctactctctctctaatAGAGAAAGATGGGAACATCATCGTCATTAAGTCGGTCTTACACCTCTGACCGGACATATAGAGGCGCACAGAGGTCGTAAAAACGCGTTAAATCCACGACCATCCACTGGTGTTCACTTTTTTCACTTTTAAATATTCATCATCCGCAAATCCCAATGTAAAAAAGACACAATAAGTGAGTGAGGTATAGTGTcttcaaattattatttttttgtttggATAAATATGTATTATTATTGTTCAAGTGAGCACATGAGACTAACTAACTAAAATGATTATTTTATGATGAAGATGCTGATAAGAAATAGCAAATAATCAGATATCCCAAATGAAAGAAAACACAACTGAAGGCTTTCAGTTCAAATATTGTGCAAATAAATATGTATTATTCTATGCATAGTAATAACAAAATATGTTCGGTGGTCATTTCAGTTGGTATTATTTTATAATTGGACATGATACGCATCAAGAGCCTTGATCTATCTGACAGTTCCACAACTGTACCAGAACAACCCCTTTCCTTTATACTCTTATCAGTGAAGCAAGTGAAGAAGACCACTGCACAAAGCCGAGGCGACACGGGGAGCACAGAACACCTTAAGAAAACGCGACGTTAGATGTGATTGACAAAGACATTATTCTATCCTTGCTGTCCTGTCGTTCCGGGATTACAATGACGTCACACTGATACCCTTGCATGGGTGAATGCTAAAGAACTATAGAGGCACAAATAATAGCACAAGCAGAGTCCATATCTTGCAAGTCTTACGTTATCCTTTAAGCCTTCTTCAGCTAATACAACAACAATTTTTGTACTTAATGACGCGTAATTTCATTTTCTTATCATTTCCTTCGGGGGATTATTCATATATAAAACTATCTGCAGCTGTTGGTAACAGCCTCAACTCTCCCTCCTAAGTGCAATCATCTATTATTGAGCGAGAGGCCGTGCCTGGAAATGTGTGTAAGAAGGTGGATTTGAAGTAGAATTGGTTACAATCGATCAAGGGTGAAGAATATTCCTGATGTTAACAAAATAAGCAGCTATGTCTTTCTCTCAGTATGGATATCCTTATAATGCAACTTCACAGGTAAGACAATATCGACATGCTtttttctctctcaatttcaaaGTGACAAATATGTAAACAAACGAGCATCATTTTAATTTGAACAGCTCACTGTATAATCTAGATGCAGCACTGAATGGTTGCTTTCAGAATAttgacagctattttcaggtgacGCTTTTGTTTAATCAACATATCGACAGACATAAACACAGGTCCAATTGAATTGAATTATGAATGTACTCACGTGTTGTTTTGATCTGACTAAAGACCTGTGTGTATTACTACGCTATAGCTCCGTTGTGTAGCCTAATTGCGCTCTGAAGTTAACAGTGAACCTTCCCAACTTTCTCTTTCATTCAGAGATCTCTGAATTTGATATTGACAATTACTATTATTTAGAAAACGTGAAGTAGCCATACGGATTTATAATGTAAATATATTTGTTTGGGGACAACTGGACAAAGGTATGCAATAAAAGTTCTCAAAACTTTGATTCAACTAGAAATAAGTTATTTTCCTATAAGAGTGTTAAAAGTTTTAGATCCTTTGTTTTCATCCAATTTCAGTAGCCTACAATAGTTTAGTCGGGCAGTGTATGAATACTTTGGGAAGTCCTTTTATATCAAATTAAAAAGCTAAATTAACTGAAAAACATGATTTCCAAAATGGTACCTTATGATTTCACCTGGATATGATGTCAAATGCGATTCTAAAACTGTTAATCAAAttaggcagacacacacagcacgcGTTTATATCTAGTCTCCATCTTACCTGAATTGTCCTGTATCTCAAAAccatatcaaaatatattctaGATATGAAGATAACAAGAGCTCATGCGTCAAACACGAATGACATGTCTATCCTCCACAATTCTCTTCATGCAGTTTTTCGTCTCGGCAAACCCCAGTACGACTTGCTGCGATTCGATTTCCAGGTCGGTCTCTGACGGGACGAGCGGTACCCAGACTCCTGCTACCTTCTGCTGCCCTTCCTACGAGAACCGGCTCCTGGCCAGCACACGGACGGAGCTCAACGCGGCACTAGGGATGTATAGCTCGCCGTACGCTGCCGCGGCCGCCGCCAGCCAGAACTATGCCAGCTACTTCCCCTACAGCGCCGAGCCCTCCGCTGCTATCTACTCATCTCTGGTACATCCCGTTTAATCTAATAGTGGATGGGGGTGGCTGGGATGCGATCGATCAAGATGGATGTTGATCAAAATTACTCTCGAATTATTTCGGTATTGAAATTACTTTGAGTAGCCTGCCTACCTGATAGATGGGTCGAATAGACtttgcagtttaaaaaaatactcaTATTTAGGCTACCAGTAGCCTATAATGTTTCAATTTGGAAGGGAGTAATGTAGCACAAAATTCACATCAACTTTGTTTCCAATATTTAGAAACAAATAAAGTTATGTAAGTGCTTCATAAAGTTGTTTTCTTGTTTCAGAATCCACAGTATGAAATGAAGGATGGCACAAGCACTCTGCATTCTGGCATAACTCAACCTGCCACCTACTATCCTTATGACCACTCACTGGGCCAGTACCAATATGACAGGTACGGAACCCCACACATTCCTTATCTGTAGTGCATCAGCTCAGCTATTCCTTGTTAGTGTGATAAAGCCCTGTCATTCATGAGTAATAACTTACATTCAAGGAATCTCACACGTCCAGAGCAAAAGTCACAATCTATGCAGCTCTATACTGCTAGATAGAGCAGAGCTGTATAGTCTATATTTCAGACAACACTCCAGGAGTGCCATGGGTCTGGGTGAATAGTTTATGAGTTTATATGCTAACGTTACTAATGGCTAATGTGTTGTCTGCTATTACTACCAGGTATGGGACTATGGACTTTAATGGGTCAGCCAGGAGGAAGAATGCCACACGTGAGACCACCAGTACCCTGAAGACATGGCTGTACGAGCACAGGAAAAACCCCTACCCCACCAAGGGCGAGAAGATCATGCTGGCCATCATCACCAAAATGACCCTCACCCAAGTTTCCACCTGGTTCGCCAACGCCAGGAGGAGGCTAAAGAAGGAGAACAAGATGACCTGGTCACCAAAGAATAAGGCTGGGGACGACAGGAAGGACGACCAGGATAAAAGTGACCAAGATTGTGTCACCAAAGGTACACATCCACTTCCCTCTTCCGTCtagtaaagcattttttaaaaacatcttAGAGTTTTGTACAAAGATTTACAGCAGCTTGCTTCCTCTTAAACTAATCCACATCACCTACAATAACAAAACAAATGTGAATTGATCAAAATGACAGCTTCTGCTCCTGAATATAACTACTATTCCACATATCATGTTGTGTGTATTTGACCATTCAGATTCCAGTGAAAATTATACTGCTTCTACTCCTAATATCACCAGTAATATTCCTGTATATTTCATCATTCAGATTCCAGTGAGTGTAAAGATGAGAAAGACCTTCATCTGAGTGACCTGGAGGACATGGAGGACGAGGACTGTGACAAGCTGGACAGTGACTGTGAGAAGATGGCACCCAGGGGCCCTGAGGAACAGCAGGACCTCCACAGGGCCATGTCCGGTGGTGGTGTTGGCCCTGGAGGCCCTCCAAAGAGAGACTGCAGCTCAgagctctccctctcctttcccaaCAGCTTCCACCACTCATTCCCATGTGGTATCAAGAGCCTACCCTCCCTACCCTCCCTGCCCTCTCTACCCACCATGCCCTCGGACTTCCTTGATCCACTGGTGACGTCCAagcccccctccaccaccaccaccatccccacggGCACTCACACTGTGTCCCTGTCACACTTTGAGGTGTCGGACCGGGACAAACCGAGGATCTGGTCTCTGGCGCGTACAGCGGCCACGGGGGTCATCCTGGGCTCTGCTCACCACGGGGCCCCAGAGCTCCAGACAGGGAGTATGCTGGCAGACTGCCATCTTCAGGGGACCAGGCTACCAGTGACTGGTACCAGACAGTGTGGGCCCCTCAGGGGCCTCCAGGATCCTACCAACATATCCAATGCTGAGAACCCTTTCCAGGAGGGCCCCTTGTTGCAATCTAAGGTCTATAGTGCAGGCAGCTACAACCACAAGGCCCTCCAACTGCACTGTTCCTCCTATCCTGCGCTTTCAGACTCATGCCAGTACTCCACTATCGAAGGTATGTACGTGTTGTGACACCTGTGTTCAATTTTGAACGACTGTAATTGTGATATTACCCGTGTCAAGTTATACAATATTGAAATGTGTTTCAGAAATGCACATTTATTTCACTACTATCAAAAATAATATTGACAAATAAACGCTATACAATGACCTGGCTGCAGTGAGTTTCTTACAGTGTGGTTTCTGTTGTTGTCTAGGATTCTCCAGTGGGAAGGCAGAGACAGAGCCCTCGGAACTCAGTGACACATGTGTGACCCTGCAGGATGACAAGGTCACTGCCTTCAGACCTGTTATGAAGAGGTGAGGAAGGTgagccttcacacacacacacacacacacacacacacacacacacacacacacacacacacacacacacacacacacacacacacacacacacacacacacacacacacacacacacacacacacacattcaacttGTATATCATTCAACCTAACCATCATCTGCTAATCCAATCATTTGGATCACACCAGTTGTACTGTAACTTTTCTATACTAACACAGGTTGATGGTATTACATATGTGATCTTGTCTATAAAGTGAATATATTATTGGATTACCTGAAGACATATGTCAGTCTATAGTTAAGCACATACTTCTACATTTGACTAATGGTTTTATATTAGAAGGTATGTTCCTTTAGGAGGCTTGATATTATAATGTATATCAATAAATAACGAGcttttctttttcctctctcttccccttagGTTGATGGACACGCAGTCGTTACACACTGGGACTTTTATTTAGCCGGTCTTAGGCTATGCACTATAAAGACTTGGGATGACGACGAGCACCGGACATCCTTCCTACCTTACACCTGGGAACTGCGACGCTCCGCAGTCAAAGCTCGATGAGCCCTGTCCAAACTGTGGAAGCTGCCATCATTTTGCACAACGTTGTTTTTATGGTGTTGACGATGACTTTATGCAAGACTTTGAAATGCAACGGTATGGGAACTGACGGTCAATTCATGATGTATGCAAAGGGCAATCGTAGTGTAGCAATGTTATTTATTTATGTGTATTTATTATTTGATTCCTcaactgtttatttatttatttcctatGTGTCATTTACATATTTTGTTACATGTATGTATTGTTTCAACTGTGGTTGTGTGCTATTTTTACCTGATTTAACGGAGAAATACTTAGCTTGTTGTAGGTCTTTCTGTTCGCTAAAAGAGTGGGATTTATTGAGTTGGGATCGGGATtgtctattgtgtgtgtgtcgacCTGGAGAAATTGTTGATTGTGTTGTGTTCATCTCAAAGATAATTGTGAGCTTATTCTGTTCTTGCCATTCATGAAATATTTTATAAGAATGAATTTTTTCAAGAACTCCTCGTTTTTGTGTAAATATTATTTCCAGAACATTAACATTGGTTTAATCGGCCAATTAAAAACTTTGAGACTTTTGCACTAGATCAAAGTTCATCTTCTTAACGTGGAGAATAATACTGGAACATTGTTGGTAAGGTCATAAATCAGTATAAATCAGTAGAGAACGTGAATGAACGTTACAAGGCCAGGAAGAAAGGGGACATCATCTCTCCAATGTAATTATCTAATCAGTTCTGGCATCAAACACTTTGTTACTGTTCAGACAAGCAACGAGGCAGGAATACGGAATGAATGTTGCTTTGTCCGCTGTGTAGGGAGCCGCTGCAATAATTTACTTGTGTTAATTAAAAGGTCATTTGTAGTATCAAACCCATAAAGGAACATTCACATGGTTTGTGTGGGTTATGTGGGTTAGACTTTGGTTCTACTGTTTTTGCCTGACCATTTTCATTCATAACTGATTGATACAACACATGAGGAACTATTAGGCCTGTGAAACTAAGCAATTGGTCATCATGCGTAAAACTACTAACACGAAAGCACTGGTTTCTTATTCCTGTCAACTTGAACTTTGAAGTCAGTTATTTTCAGAAAATTATAAGAAAGTTCGTAGTTTATATTTTACATGATTATGGGGATGACATGTAGTA
This genomic interval from Oncorhynchus keta strain PuntledgeMale-10-30-2019 chromosome 2, Oket_V2, whole genome shotgun sequence contains the following:
- the LOC118376770 gene encoding iroquois-class homeodomain protein IRX-6-like isoform X1, which translates into the protein MSFSQYGYPYNATSQFFVSANPSTTCCDSISRSVSDGTSGTQTPATFCCPSYENRLLASTRTELNAALGMYSSPYAAAAAASQNYASYFPYSAEPSAAIYSSLNPQYEMKDGTSTLHSGITQPATYYPYDHSLGQYQYDRYGTMDFNGSARRKNATRETTSTLKTWLYEHRKNPYPTKGEKIMLAIITKMTLTQVSTWFANARRRLKKENKMTWSPKNKAGDDRKDDQDKSDQDCVTKDSSECKDEKDLHLSDLEDMEDEDCDKLDSDCEKMAPRGPEEQQDLHRAMSGGGVGPGGPPKRDCSSELSLSFPNSFHHSFPCGIKSLPSLPSLPSLPTMPSDFLDPLVTSKPPSTTTTIPTGTHTVSLSHFEVSDRDKPRIWSLARTAATGVILGSAHHGAPELQTGSMLADCHLQGTRLPVTGTRQCGPLRGLQDPTNISNAENPFQEGPLLQSKVYSAGSYNHKALQLHCSSYPALSDSCQYSTIEGFSSGKAETEPSELSDTCVTLQDDKVTAFRPVMKRLMDTQSLHTGTFI
- the LOC118376770 gene encoding iroquois-class homeodomain protein IRX-6-like isoform X2 → MSFSQYGYPYNATSQFFVSANPSTTCCDSISRSVSDGTSGTQTPATFCCPSYENRLLASTRTELNAALGMYSSPYAAAAAASQNYASYFPYSAEPSAAIYSSLNPQYEMKDGTSTLHSGITQPATYYPYDHSLGQYQYDRYGTMDFNGSARRKNATRETTSTLKTWLYEHRKNPYPTKGEKIMLAIITKMTLTQVSTWFANARRRLKKENKMTWSPKNKAGDDRKDDQDKSDQDCVTKDSSECKDEKDLHLSDLEDMEDEDCDKLDSDCEKMAPRGPEEQQDLHRAMSGGGVGPGGPPKRDCSSELSLSFPNSFHHSFPCGIKSLPSLPSLPSLPTMPSDFLDPLVTSKPPSTTTTIPTGTHTVSLSHFEVSDRDKPRIWSLARTAATGVILGSAHHGAPELQTGSMLADCHLQGTRLPVTGTRQCGPLRGLQDPTNISNAENPFQEGPLLQSKVYSAGSYNHKALQLHCSSYPALSDSCQYSTIEGFSSGKAETEPSELSDTCVTLQDDKVTAFRPVMKR